The genomic region ttctttttttgcattaAAATCGTTAAAATCTGGCCATGTTTTTAATGCACACGTTTTTTATAAATCCACCTTGTTCCCTTTTCATCCCTTTCAGGTACCGCCACAGTCTGACGGAAAGCTACCGCGACATGTCCCCGCAGTGTGACCGGTACATTCCTCCACCAGCCCATTTCCTCGCCGGCAGCAGCGCCCTGGCCGCCGCCGACACCTACGGCTACCTGGGCTCGAACGTGCACACACCGATCAAGCGTTACGTCCCGACGCCTCCGCCCCAGGAGCCCCCCTACCAGCCGCTCTCGGGGGCGGTTTCCTCCACCGCCAAAACGCAGGCCCTCATGAGTGCGCTGCTGAGCGGCCAGGGAGTCTCGATGGGTGGTGCTGGTCCGCGTACCGGCTCCACCGGGCACCATGGCGGTCAGGTCGGGGCTCACCAGTACGCGTACGCCACCAGCACCCTGCCCTACGGCTTCCGGGTCAAAGGAGGGGCGGGTGCAGGCACGGGCCACATCGCTTCCAACGAACCGCCCACCATATCGCCCCCGAAAGGCTTCGAGACGCCCGACCTGGGCTACGGCAGCATCGGAAGCAGCCAGAGCACGGCGGCAAGCAGTAGCAGCATCAACACGGCGTCGGGTCGAGTCCGCCCGCCCGTCAAGTGTCCGTCTTCCCTGGTGGCCGCCCATCACACATCGACCCTGCCGCACGCGTCGTCCCACGGAGGAGGCAGTGGTGGCCACACGTcccgcagcagcagtcgcCACTCGCAGGTGTCCGTGCTGACGACGAGCGGAGCGGGAAGCGCCAGCACCTACCGCATGTCCCGCACGTCCAGCGCGGAGTTCCTGGACCAGCCGAGAGGCAGCTACCGGGTGTCGACACCGGTCAGCGTCATGAGCGAACCGAACGGAGCCGGCAGTGCGTCCTGTCTGCATTGCAACACACTGCGCCGCACGACCGGAGTGCACCAGACGACGCAGACGACCGGTCCGATGAGTCCGCAGCCGGACCAGTGCCACTCGGTGCCGATCAGCCCCGCATCCCTCACCTCGCCCCAGCTGGCGCCGAGCTCTGGAGTCACCCAACAACCTCAGTACATCCAACATCACGGTCCGCAGCAAACGCAGCCGCCGACGCAGCAGCAATCACAAAGCTCCACATCGCACCAGTCCCAGCAAACAAGTATCGCAACCGCACAATCACACTCCCAGACGCACGAGACCTCCGCCGAGGGAACGCTCGAACGCCCCGACAGAGACATCAGTACGATCCCGAGGAACGGCAGCAAGCACCAGTTCACGCAACCGACACGAAACGATGCGCCCTCCATGGAGAACATCCTCAGCGCTAGCAGCAGCCGTTCGCTGCTGggccaacaacaacagcaacagcaacagcaacagcagcaacagcaaactCAGTACAGCAACATCGGACAGCAGCCAGGTTCGCAGGGAAGTTGTCAATCCGGTCAGCTCTCTCAACCGATACCACCGCAACAGCCGACATCCTCGCCAGCTCCACAACTTCAGCCATCCACAGCACAGCCGCAACCAATACCACCGCAACTCACCAGTcctcagcaacaacagcagcagatcTTGCAGGATCACCAGCAGGCCGCCATGATTCTCTCTTCCCAGGCGCCACCGCAACCACCCCCAGGGCCTCCGCAACCCTCGCCGTCTCCGGTTCCCGCTCAACAACAGCAGCCGCCGGCGGTTCCGTCGCCCCCGATAGTCCCGTACGCCGTGGCCCCGCACGCCATGGCCCCGCACGCCGCGGGCTCGCTGAACGATTCCCCGGCCTCGACGCTGCAGCGCAACAGCAACGCTCAGCTGCTGCGCATCCCGCCATCGAACCTGTCGTGCAAGCAGCGCGTCAAGGAGTACTTGCGCCGCGAGACGTCCAAGTTCTTCGGCGTGTCGGTGCAGGACGAGGAGTACGAGCGCACCAAGTGGGACGACCGTCAGCGGCGGTTTGCCTGCCGGCGTTTCGGTTCGCTCCGGGACGACATGGACGTGGGGCGGGCGAGcgccaaccaccaccacgccGGCGGCAACGACGGTCACGGGCTGggacagcaccaccaccaccatcaccaccactaccacggCCAGGGCGGAGGCGCTGGACCGCTGGCACCCTCGGATCGGCCGGACATCCTTCCGGCCCAGAGTCAGGACGAGCGGGAGACGGAGCTGAGCCGTCGGCAGCGCGCCAACCCGCACTACGTCGCCGGGGGACACGAGGCGGCCGGGGACGTGTTTCTGGTGCGCGCCGAGCGCAAGCCATCCGTGCCGGCCGTCATCTACAGCGGGCTGAGCTTTGTCGTCCAGAGTCTCACCCGGCGCCGGCTGCGGACACACAAGCAGTGGTCCAGGAGCTTCGCGCCGGCGCACGTGGAGCTGAGTGGGGCGGACGGGGAGCGGGAGCACTGCGACGGGCTGGCACCGATTCAGGACGGCGAGGCGTTCTTCGACACTCCGACTGCGGTCGTCCCGCTCGGTCCGGGCGGAGCGCCAGCCACCGGTGCCCCGGGACTCGGCGTCCCCGACAACTCCCGCCAGCTGTTCGTGTCCGAGGGCGAACGGACGACCGGCAGCGGCATCATCAACGGGTGGCGAACCAAGTCGGCGGAGCTGCACCATCAGGGGCATCAGGGGCAACAGGGGCAAGCGGGAGGCCAGGGCGCGCTGCAGGAGCCGCACGGCCAACGGATCTCCTCGCACATCCTGGACGGCGTGCTGGACAACTCGATGCGCCCGGTGCGCAACCGGGTGAAGCTGCTGCGGCCCAACCTGCTCGACGAGCGGTACGACTACCGGCCGTTCTTCACCTACTGGATCAACACGGTGCAGATCGTGGTGATGGTGCTGTCGCTGATCTGCTACGGGTTCGGGCCGATCGGGCTCGGCATGGAGTACCGCTCCGCGCAAGTCCTCGTCACGAGCTTAAGCTTGCAACAGGTAATCCCTTTTTCCTCAAAACCGATTAAGGTAAAGCCAGAATCAAATTTAGACACCGTTGAAAAAGCCGGtgctttaacactagaatccaaataggggtcattttgaccacaACGCAATTTTTGCAatttgaatatctcgaaaacggctgaatatgtttacaaaaaaataaggtttttcttaaaattcaaagccacatctaaaacaaaaatttcagatttttcttttcgaccaGTTCCTAGAACCCCATGCTTtacttgtaaaacgctataacttcactatttcggaaggtttttcaaatccgtaaactgttgctttttagtatatttgttggctatttttgacgtttttagGTTTccgatgcatttcttcatcattccgctacCTCGATGTAAAGCAAAACCGGTCGAAATTACGTTTGTTcagcttttatttattcaaaatctaTAATACAAACCCAGACAAAAAATTGTGCGCTGGAAAGGTAGTATGttgagaaacataaaaaaaaaacaaatttttgaaaTGACAAATGACGCCATAAATTGACCTCAAAGATCGAAAATAACGCCAAATCCCATAGTAACGTATTTCGCATAACGCTTTGAAATGCTCCCGTACGGAATAAAAGAACAAAGCACAGGACGGAAATAGAAATTCTCAAAAAAAGGTTAATTTGTGCCGTCATTTGTTATcctaaaaatatcaaattagtttttaaaggTGGCCAAATGCATAAGCAttatagcgcacacttttttcctGGATTTATATGAGgcgcattaaaaaaataaaagttaaagAGGATTTAAATTCGATTTATATGTATCTTTCTTGCTTTATagcgagctagcggaatgatgaagtggtacataaaaaaaaattaaatcgcCGAAAGATACGAAATACGCCTACAAatttactaaaaagtaacagtttacgaatttgtttatttgtttgtttaagacACTTGTCGGCCTCCGTGGGCTTCACAAGACATAGTTACATTTAAAATGGTTATTTACTGGACGTGATATAACAAGGACTCATCTGGACACGTGTCTTAATTCCTCAAACAACTCATGAGTGTTTCTATTGAAATCGAGGCTGTGGTACACTCTGTTAAAGCTAGTTATCATCGCAGAAATAGGCTCATTGCTGGCATACTGGTTGTTATGCCGCGATGTCATCAATAAGGTGTAATGTCTAGCGGTTGGACGTGGGACTTGGATACCGACTTTTTGCAGTAGGTTCGGGGCGTCGATTTCACCTTTTAACAGTTTTAACATGAACATAGCCTTggctttttctctccttctctcaaGTGTTTCTATCCCTAACAGCAGACAACGTGTAGAGTATGGTATGTCATTGCTATTGGGCCAATGTAAAAGGTTTATGGCATACCTAGTCATTCTTTTTTGTATAGCCTCAAGCCGATTTGTCCAGGACGCGACACTTGGACTCCACACTACAGAACCGAATTCTAATATTGATCTAACAAGGCTGCAATAGATAGTTTTTAAACATAGAGGGTCACTAAAATCAGATGTCATTTTCCTAACTAGCCCTAATGTCCTATTAGCtttctttaaaatgttgtcATAGTGTGGTAAAAAGGTTAACTTATTATCTAAAAGGACACCTAGATCACGGATTCGGTCGGTACGCGTTATAATAGCTTGTCTTATTCTATAGTCAGCATGTACAGGCTTTTTTAGACGAGTAAATGATATCACAGAGCATTTCTCAACACAAATGACTAGGAAATTACGGTCACACCAGTCGATAAACTTATCTAAACACTGCTGCAAGCTATCACGATCATTAGCGCAACTCATTGGCTGGAAGAGTTTCACATCATCTGCGTACATGAGGAAATTCTCGGTCGGTAAAACGTAGCACAGATCGTTAATaaataacgaaaacaacaatggTCCTAAGTTGCTGCCCTGCGGAACTCCGGACGTGGACAGGAAAGCGTTAGAACGAGATCTACCATAGCTGACGTAATACACCCGGTTTTTTAGGTAGGAGCGGAACCATAGCAGGATTGCTTCTGACATGCCGAGCCTATCTAGCTTAGCTAATAGTATATCTACAGATACACTATCGAAGGCGGCTTTCAGGTCTGTGTAAATGCAATCAATCTGCTTGCCCTTGTCCATGCTACTCATACATTCTGAGACAAATTCTACTAAATTTGTAGAAGTAGAGCGTTTAGGCATGAACCCATGTTGAGCCGAAGAGATGTACGTCGCGGACGGATTAATCAGTGCGTTATATATAagtatttcaattgttttggcACATGCGGTGAGAGATGTTACGCCTCGATAATTAGATGCAACGTTGAGATCGCCTTTCTTATGGATAGGTACCATTGAGGAGGTTTTCCAAATCTTTGGTACAGTGCTTTGGAGAAAAGACAGACGGAATAAGCGGGCGAGATGGGGAGCCAGACTACTCCCGCACATGACTAGAGCTACGGAAGGAATGCCGTCCGGTCCCGGATAATATGATTTGTTCAGCTTCCGTAGAGCGGCTATCACTGATTCCTCGTCTATGACAATATTCTGAATGTTGAGCATGTTTAATGGCGTGTCACGTGTGGCATTCAGTATATCATCCTCATTCGGCGAGCGTTGGTCAAATACATCAAAAAATCGTGACGCGAATAGGTCGGCAATATCTTTTTCGGTGCTGGCAGTAGTTTCATTATATGTCATGAAAGAAGGTAGCTGTTTCTTCGACTTCGTTTTGATGAAAGACCAGAATCGCTTCGGGTTGCGTCGGAGGCTGTGTTGAATACGATTGACATAAGATTTGTGCAATGACCGGTTTAGTGAGCGGTATTCTCGGCTTAAAACAGATGCTCTGCAGCGATTAAGATAAGTTGATCTGTAGTGATAGTGTCTGATAGCAGCCTTCTTATGACGTTTAATTATTCTTAGACCATTGGTCGACCAGGGAGGATGATTTGGCCGCTTTTGACGTGGTACTGTTTCCATAAATATGCCGGTAAGCTTctcgttgaatatttttactgcTTCGTCTACAGTGATGTTAGATCGGTACAGGTCGCTCCAGTTCAAGCCCGAGATAATAGTGTTTATGTGATTAAAATTTGCGCGGTAGAAGTCCAGATCCTGAGCTGTGCCATCTGAGCTACTACGTTTGAACACCGTTCCAAATTCACATTGAATGGCTATGGGTGGATGATACATGTCGACCGGCATCATAGGTTCAGGTGGCTCAAGTACATGTAGAAGTGGGGAAGTATTGTCGTCCGCTAGGGCTAGGTCCAACACCCTGCCATGTGAGTTATAAATGTTGTTGACCTGATTCAGTGCAAATTGGTCAACAATGTCATTAAACGGTCTGTTGTTCATCAGGTTTTGTTGATTAAAATCCCCTAGAATGATGAGGCGATCATTGGAATTCAATTTGCTGACAACTGCTTCGATTGAAAGACATAAATCGCGTAGTGTTCCGTAATTGTTGCTTAAATATGGTGGGATATAAACAGTCCCTAGGTAGAGCACCCCCTTGTCGAGATGAATTTTCACCCAGATCATTTCGAGAGATCGGACAGCGGCGGGACACTCTTGAGATTTTAGTTTCGATGAAACTGCAATTAGCACGCCTCCACCCCGCGAGCGAGTGCTATTCATTACACTCCGGTCGGTACGGTACACTGAGTAACCATAGGTCGGTTGAGATGGGAATATCATCTGGGATGGAATCGCATCGTCGAGCCACGTTTCAGTAAAGGACACAATATCATACTCGCACTCAGACACAGCTAATCTCAGTTCGGCGGTTTTAGTTCTAAGGCCTCTCACATTCTGGTAGTAGATGGTGGGTTGTGAAATGTGTTTCGTTTGGTGACCAGTTAAACGTGAAGTTCGTGTGGTACGGTGGGTTGTGTTTCTGTGCGTAGTGCAGTGACTTGAGGAGTTTGGTGCTGAGACGGTTGCGGATGTAGGTTCGGCGTAGGACGCCAAAAATTTGCCGAGTTTAGGCGACGATCAACGAATTCGCGAAATACGAGACCGTTCGGCCAGGTTTCAGGATTAAGTGCCTTCTCACGCAAGCATAAAGGCAAActgaatttgaaaaatcttcaaaaatagtgaatgtattttaaaaatggttttacAAATAGagttcaaaatgacccctaaaaagcattggGGCAAGATTCCAAACCATGTGCGAtaattctagtgttaaaccttttatttgcttttgtgCCACGGTACAATACCGTAAAAAGGTTTATTTATTAAGCCTATTATCTAAAAACATCACATTGGAAAGTGGTCACACGACATCACACGACGTTGTTAAGCATTTTTCTTCGTTGgttaattatattttcagACACTTTTGTCATCGTAGACATGCCACAGTTCATTGCCATTGCCGTTTATTACAGATATAcagtccttttttttgttatagtcatttattttcatattaatATGAATTAAAAGATGAAATGGTCTGGGGATGAGATGAAAAAATGCTTATGAGATATGCTGCcaaaccgtttgtttttttccaatgaAAGCTTTTGATCCTCTACCAGTCCGAGGCTGTTCAAAATGACAGATTGTGATGTTATAGGTCCAAGGATATTCcgtaaatcaataaaaaaaaaatcaacaggcAATCTCAATCCGATGAAATATGTAGAATTGCCATATAAGCTATGAAATATAATCAAGCTAAACAAATTTCCAATTTAACCCAGCTCAATACCGCGATCATCCTAACTTGAGGGAAAATTGCGATGAAAGTCGTGCGTACCGCCTGaaactgttttgaaaaatgtttgaggctggtaaaataaattagtgGCAGTATAATCCCAAAACATTgatcgataacattttaacTTTCAATTAGAAAAAAGTCCAAGGAAATTCGAATTAGGGGTTATGAAATAATTGTTCGTTAaatttgtatgaaaataatttagaCACCGTGTATTGCGTAaggaattttgtaaaatatttattatatGATTATATCATGTTCagattttttattacattgaCTAGTTCTCCTTTTGTAGGCACTTGGCTGCAATTCTagcgttttgaaaaatattcacttTTATGAAGATGATTTGAAatacatacaaacaaaattgaaatacaatACAAACTTTAACTACAGAGGAGTACATTCCAGCAGCTacctaaaaaaaacatgtttggcGAACAGATTAGCTCCATTGTATAAACCTGACCCAGTTTAATTTCTTTGCAATTCGGTTCGATAGCCTTTGATAGATCGATTAGTAAGCATGAATTAAAAAGTCCTCTCCATATTTCACTTCAAATCTACACAAAAATCACACATCAACACATAGTAAAGGaatatttttgcttttccatGTACTAGAAGCtgaaaataagagaaaaaaaactcctcaGGGTGGAAAATGCAAGCTAATcagatgataaacaaaatcgGAACCCTCGTGGCTTCTcgttctcactctctctccctGTATCTCCACCAGGTGCACCACCAAGAGCCACGCAACATCTGGATCGGTCTGCGCAGTGCGGACCTGATCCATCTCGGCGCGAAGTACGGCGCCTGCATGCGGCGCGACATGAAGATCATGGATGTAGTCTCGAGGACGCGCAAACACGAGCGAGAAACGGCCTGCTGCATACGGAACGACGACTCCGGCTGCGTGCAGAGCTCCCAGGCGGACTGCTCCATTCGCGGATGGCCATCGGTAGGGCGAGAAaccaaaagcaaaccaaaagcAGCCAACCAAGCGCACCGAAATAACCCCATTTCACCACAGGCGGAATCTTTCCCCTTGCAGAAAACCATCGCCACGTGGAAGAAGTGGTCGCCGGGCGAGTCCGGACCGGGCGGGCGCATCTCGGGCAGCGTGTGCGGCCTCGACCCGAAGTACTGCGACGCCCCGGCCTCGATCGCGCCGCACGAGTGGCCGGACGACATCACCAAGTGGCCTATCTGCCGGAAGAACAATCAGCTGTCGCAGCGCTTCCGCTTCAAGGACCACACGGCCGAGCACATGGTGTGCGAGGTGATCGGCCATCCGTGCTGCATCGGAGTGTACGGCGAGTGCCGCATTACGACCAGAGAATACTGTGATTTCGTTAACGGGTACTTTCACGAGGAGGCTTCACTGTGCTCGCAGGTACGTACGCGATCCACCGGTGCGCCAACGGCCACTCACTCACACGAATTGTTGTCCGTTTGCAGGTCTCGTGCTTGAACGACGTGTGCGGCATGTTTCACTTTCTTGCCGTCGACTACCCGGACCAGTTCTACCGTCTCTTCACGTCGCTGGTGCTGCACGCGGGCCTCATCCATCTGATCATCAGTGTTGCCTTCCAGCACCTGCTTCTGGCCGACCTCGAGCGGCTGATAGGCCCGTTGCGGACGGCCATACTGTACATTGGCTCGGGAATCGCTGGGAATCTGACGAGTGCAATATTTGTGCCCTACAAGGCGGAGGTACGGGTCGCATGTCCTACCCCCTTTGGCCCGGATGTTTAATTAGCCCTAGTTGTTCGTCTCTTCTCGCGCAGGTTGGACCACTGCCATCGATAGCCGGCGTGCTGGCGTCGCTAATGCTGCAGCTTGTGCTGTGCCACTGGAAGAGCTTGAAAAAACCACACATAGCTATGATCAAATTGCTTATACTCGGCTGCACCCTGTTCGGGCTGGGAACACTGCCACTGCAGCAGAATTTTACCGGGCTGATCGCGGGCCTACTCACCGGGATAGCCCTCACGCTAGCATTCGTACCGTTTGTCAACGTTACTAAACATAGTCGTAAGAGCAAGGTAAGCATCAATGTCTTGAGCTATGTAGACATGGTGGTATTATTCGGTTTTTGGTGTTGCGGCAGTCAAATGGTGCACAATGGCGTCATTCTTCAAAGTTCATCAAACATTCATAATTTTCTCCAACTGCCCTCCCTCACACAATCTTCGTTCCAATTTTTTCAAACGGTTTTTAAAATTGAAGAGTAAATAAGTTTTAAACCAAAACATACTCGATCGCAATTGGCCAATTTTCCCGGTACGTGCTCTATTTATACCACCGACGGCCGACCTCAAGGGTCATCGATCCTGTGACCCCGGTGCAGTGGTGGATCATAGGataagcaaactaagcagctgcttgGATCCCCGAGTTATCCAGGGTCTCGTCCGTTTTGCCCATatacttttaaattttaatgttggaatattttttataattttccgAAAAAGTTGCATGTCTTATAAAATGCATGATGAATTTGCGAACGAATAATACATTAATTAAGAAAAGATCGCCAAAcgtcacattttttttagttaaacTATATAATACCGATCCATAAAGattattttgttcttttttttaatcttttgtttttagaaCTTTTCACTGAAAagaactttttaaatttttaaggGCCTCAATAAATgataagattaaaaaaaattatttactcATCAACTTCGTGCGTAGCAAATACTTTTcgtgaaaaatgattctctTGGAGAGTTCACAAAGATGGTTTCGCAGGAAATATGAAGTTGAAAATAAGGCTTTTGACTTTTAAAATTTAGGATAATGTTGAGGAAATGCGAAAGTTCAATGTAGCGTGTAACGTATGTTTTTGGGGCCTCTAGAACACTTAATCCGCCTCTGCCCGGTGACCAGTCAGCTGATGGTTAAAGTTACCTTTTTCGGCTCACGTTATCGAtcagattatttattttttttgagCCAAATTGGCAGCTCGCGTTAGCAACGAAAAGTGTTGCAAACAACAGCAATAGTTCCAGCTTCCTGGAAAGAATCAAATTCCTACACATAATTTTTTTGTGGGCGTGAAAAAATCGAAGTGcatatggtttttattttgtttttatttgtcacTATATGTTTGTACTTTTACATCTACGACGAGCATACCCAGGATTGTCATACTTTTTGAATAACAATTGAAACACCTTCTATCTTTAGTTCTTTAGCTGTGGTTGTTTGAgtcaaaacacattcaaaacaGAAACTAAAATACAATATATTCATACCTGAAACATGCAAATTTAACCAACATAACATAAGAGTACAAACATCTAAAGGCGCATTGGGCGTTCTAAGGGCGCAAAGCAGTTTTAAATTGAAAGCCCCGAAATCAccaatgaatgatttattttaaaatttttaaaatttcaataaattcaacatatatttttctattccgttgaaaagttttacttGCCAAAAGCCAGATTTTTAAAAGCTTTATTTCATGGGAAAGCATCAGTAACTTTCCAGGAGAATTATTTTTTAGGACTATCATTTTCGTTGAACCAATCAGACAAGTAATttaattgtttactttttgattaatttttttttaaagtcgaTTTAAAACTGATTATCGGAAAATGCTAAATCTATTATGGGGATGTTACTCTTCTTCAATAAAATCTTTACACTGATCTCTTTAATTTACGTTAGTGCAATAATctcatatttttaccaaaaaaacaaGGCACATTTTCTGCATCATAACACGGATCGTTGGATCGTTTTAGAATAttcatattcttttttttctttcattcaaaagtaaaGTCACAAATTCAAGACCCATTTGGTAAATCAATCAACATTgttgcaaaataataaaaataattccaacagTTAACATtatcaaaatatgaaaaaaaaggtttttattCGAATACTATCCTTATTACTCTTTAAATGCAAACAGTGAAACATCATAAATTCTATCGGATCAAAAGATATTCTATGGATCAAAAGATTCTTTGGTTCTTGCCAGTCGGGTTCTGGCCTCTggacaaatatgttttctttttcgatacgaagtaccaggcgcctccattacaTAGGCACCAATCCGGTTCGGTGTCCGGTCATAGACCAATGCATTGGCCTCATAGACCTCTCATAAACCAATGCATTTGGCAGTTATTTATATCCTTAAGGAAATCAAGCCGTACTTGATAAATTcttaaagaacatttcatacaaGAGCAAATATctccattgtatttatttcgtcgtagagctagaattttattccactacaactactattggtactagcaccaCTGGGAGCACTTATCCTATTCACGAATAATCGGACAATCGGGAGTGTAACGAAGCGGATTGTCCAGCCGAGCGCGAAGGTACTCGaccgagtgcgtcgtcgttCCTGACGCGAGAATCTGCACCGGATTTGGCAGTCCGTCGATTtcggtatcaacgtgttcggcccgtgttgtgacgtgccaacaacggtgcaaACGACGTGTGATACAGAAATCTGAAGTTAAGGCGAATcgagaacccggtccgcagcgtgacgtgccgctgaacggaGAGGTGTTCCGCGAGTTGTCCTTAACTCTTTTCGGACAAGGAATCGGGAGTGCTTGTCAACGTGAccggtccgagccgtgacttgccggcagcggagaggaccacgcagaagcgggaaacttattgaatcttctaaagttccgtccgagccgtgacttgccgacgtcggagagaagccttcagAATTTTCTCTAAGTCTTTGGAAAGGGTTTACGAGAAGCTggtctgcagcgtgacgtgccgctgaacagagCAGAATCTAGCGTAAGTTCGGAAGGGTTTGGGTACTTCGTGAACTAATTTCGGATGAACTTGAGTAAGGAATTTCAGGTACTTTACTCGTAGGCGTCCTGGTGAAGATAACtgctttattcaattttctgaTCGCTTATATATCGAATTGATTACATTTAATTAATGAGCGCGAGCGAGATAGAAGATCTCGCTCTAATTCCAGATCGCCCCCTGCTGCTGGAGAACGTTACATGGTTTCGTTCTCGTCACACGTTCTATTCCTAAACGTTTCACTTTCCCCTAATGAGAAAGCGAGGGGTTGCAGCGTCGATCGATATCGACCCACTTGACGCTTCGTCGCTCGATCACGTCGATCGCGCTAAGATTTTAACCCTTCATCGCGTGGGGCGTCTGGTTATCGTCACGTTGACGTGACGATTCTGGATATAAAATTTTCCTTAGATGGAAACGTTGTTATTAATAATCGACCCGTTGGTCTTTCGAGCGCATGCATGCTCGTTTCTTGCGGCATCATGCATTGTCGCCTATTCCTAAAAACGTGGCTTCAATGCACACGATATTTTTATTACTCGCACTCGAAATTTCCatctggaaaacataaaattattttgggttttctttcgttgcGTTAGTCTcgctttctttctttgttaCGACCTTCTTGTCCTAACATTTCTCGTCtaaatatgaatattttcCTCCCACGACCCTTCccacttttctttctattcGTGGTCAGGGGCAGAATTTCCTATCCGTTGGCATTACGaacgaaacatatcgtccgtCCGTAACAGGGAGTGCACTCcgattgaatttgaatttgaaaaaccCGGTGAAATTGGCATCGTTTCATtgtgttcattttcattctttaacaaCGTTTTCGTGTTCGTTTCAGATCAACCTCATTTGGACGTGTGTG from Anopheles coustani chromosome 3, idAnoCousDA_361_x.2, whole genome shotgun sequence harbors:
- the LOC131258651 gene encoding inactive rhomboid protein 1-like; translation: MEDCTEYSHSALQHHIPPHHQLSKDLTHHQQQQQQHQQQQQQQQQHHHHQQQQQQQQQQQQSSSHHRNNAHHSQQTHHAKLLQQQQQQLQQSQATSQHHLQSSPAWYQGGAGGTLRSASSGRRASYGHNQYQQQLALQPPVSYHELADTGSIGSGGHSSQRYLLDPPQQPPAQQPHHLQRQAIPPAGLGSIDRHGSTDRFGTLDDPLSTSCLQPPSPAPSNDHYVLGLPAPAPTTHHYADRHYGTIQRRTASPSNIRYRHSLTESYRDMSPQCDRYIPPPAHFLAGSSALAAADTYGYLGSNVHTPIKRYVPTPPPQEPPYQPLSGAVSSTAKTQALMSALLSGQGVSMGGAGPRTGSTGHHGGQVGAHQYAYATSTLPYGFRVKGGAGAGTGHIASNEPPTISPPKGFETPDLGYGSIGSSQSTAASSSSINTASGRVRPPVKCPSSLVAAHHTSTLPHASSHGGGSGGHTSRSSSRHSQVSVLTTSGAGSASTYRMSRTSSAEFLDQPRGSYRVSTPVSVMSEPNGAGSASCLHCNTLRRTTGVHQTTQTTGPMSPQPDQCHSVPISPASLTSPQLAPSSGVTQQPQYIQHHGPQQTQPPTQQQSQSSTSHQSQQTSIATAQSHSQTHETSAEGTLERPDRDISTIPRNGSKHQFTQPTRNDAPSMENILSASSSRSLLGQQQQQQQQQQQQQQTQYSNIGQQPGSQGSCQSGQLSQPIPPQQPTSSPAPQLQPSTAQPQPIPPQLTSPQQQQQQILQDHQQAAMILSSQAPPQPPPGPPQPSPSPVPAQQQQPPAVPSPPIVPYAVAPHAMAPHAAGSLNDSPASTLQRNSNAQLLRIPPSNLSCKQRVKEYLRRETSKFFGVSVQDEEYERTKWDDRQRRFACRRFGSLRDDMDVGRASANHHHAGGNDGHGLGQHHHHHHHHYHGQGGGAGPLAPSDRPDILPAQSQDERETELSRRQRANPHYVAGGHEAAGDVFLVRAERKPSVPAVIYSGLSFVVQSLTRRRLRTHKQWSRSFAPAHVELSGADGEREHCDGLAPIQDGEAFFDTPTAVVPLGPGGAPATGAPGLGVPDNSRQLFVSEGERTTGSGIINGWRTKSAELHHQGHQGQQGQAGGQGALQEPHGQRISSHILDGVLDNSMRPVRNRVKLLRPNLLDERYDYRPFFTYWINTVQIVVMVLSLICYGFGPIGLGMEYRSAQVLVTSLSLQQVHHQEPRNIWIGLRSADLIHLGAKYGACMRRDMKIMDVVSRTRKHERETACCIRNDDSGCVQSSQADCSIRGWPSKTIATWKKWSPGESGPGGRISGSVCGLDPKYCDAPASIAPHEWPDDITKWPICRKNNQLSQRFRFKDHTAEHMVCEVIGHPCCIGVYGECRITTREYCDFVNGYFHEEASLCSQVSCLNDVCGMFHFLAVDYPDQFYRLFTSLVLHAGLIHLIISVAFQHLLLADLERLIGPLRTAILYIGSGIAGNLTSAIFVPYKAEVGPLPSIAGVLASLMLQLVLCHWKSLKKPHIAMIKLLILGCTLFGLGTLPLQQNFTGLIAGLLTGIALTLAFVPFVNVTKHSRKSKINLIWTCVTLQFILYAVMFIVFYAFPTLFESLNFIDGNQLMDPNAGHGYHDHYSLYDGYNNYNPLGGGHSSGGHGHGHATGGPGNGAGSGGSGGGNHIIGTYNNNYKSSGGGGGGGGGNVMHNHHDYSAGPGGGGGGAGGGGSVMSGGGSRPNGGGRSSAGNNLLKTMCEKGQCVLRQPRHADTNA